A genomic segment from Curtobacterium sp. MCSS17_007 encodes:
- a CDS encoding FAD-dependent oxidoreductase, whose translation MTDFRYLIVGGGMVADAAARGIREIDADGSIGIISDDVDRPYARPALSKKLWTDPEFSWDDKVDLHTEETGATFVLGTAVTSIDRGAKTVTTADGQSHGYERLLLATGGKPRSLPGLAPSARVLDYRSADDYRRLRELTDAGAHVAVVGGSYIGTEIAAGVVQNGARVTLITPDEVLGGHMFPDDLARAFQQRFVDHGVEVLAGRRVEQGTETDDGVSLTLDDGSVVEADAVVAGLGIEPQTQLAADAGLTVHDGIVVSSTLLTDDDSVFAAGDVAEYPDRILGTRRVEHVDNAQQQGRQAGRNLADADETYDHTPMFYSNVFDTGYEAVGQVSTELHTVEDWQEPLTTGVVYHLDDDDTVRGVLLWNVSGKTDEARKVLAEAHALTRDMLPGRITP comes from the coding sequence ATGACCGACTTCCGCTACCTGATCGTCGGCGGCGGGATGGTCGCCGACGCCGCCGCCCGCGGGATCCGCGAGATCGACGCCGACGGCTCCATCGGCATCATCAGCGACGACGTCGACCGGCCGTACGCACGGCCCGCCCTGTCGAAGAAGCTCTGGACCGACCCGGAGTTCAGCTGGGACGACAAGGTCGACCTGCACACCGAAGAGACCGGTGCGACCTTCGTGCTCGGGACCGCGGTGACGTCGATCGACCGCGGAGCGAAGACCGTCACGACCGCGGACGGGCAGAGCCACGGCTACGAGCGCCTGCTCCTGGCCACCGGCGGCAAGCCGCGCAGCCTGCCCGGGCTGGCACCCTCGGCGCGCGTGCTCGACTACCGCAGCGCGGACGACTACCGGCGCCTGCGGGAGCTCACGGACGCCGGGGCACACGTCGCCGTCGTCGGCGGCAGCTACATCGGCACCGAGATCGCCGCGGGCGTGGTGCAGAACGGCGCGCGCGTCACGCTGATCACCCCGGACGAGGTCCTCGGCGGCCACATGTTCCCGGACGACCTCGCCCGGGCGTTCCAGCAGCGGTTCGTCGACCACGGCGTCGAGGTGCTCGCCGGACGCCGTGTGGAGCAGGGCACGGAGACCGACGACGGTGTCTCCCTGACGCTGGACGACGGCTCGGTGGTCGAGGCCGACGCGGTCGTCGCCGGACTCGGCATCGAACCGCAGACGCAGCTCGCCGCGGACGCCGGCCTCACCGTGCACGACGGGATCGTGGTGTCGTCGACGCTCCTCACGGACGACGACTCGGTGTTCGCCGCGGGCGACGTCGCGGAGTACCCCGACCGGATCCTCGGCACGCGCCGCGTCGAGCACGTCGACAACGCGCAGCAGCAGGGGCGGCAGGCCGGACGCAACCTCGCGGACGCGGACGAGACCTACGACCACACGCCGATGTTCTACTCCAACGTCTTCGACACGGGGTACGAGGCGGTCGGGCAGGTCTCGACCGAGCTGCACACCGTCGAGGACTGGCAGGAGCCGCTGACGACCGGCGTCGTGTACCACCTGGACGACGACGACACCGTGCGCGGCGTGCTGCTCTGGAACGTGTCGGGGAAGACCGACGAGGCGCGGAAGGTCCTCGCCGAGGCGCACGCCCTGACACGCGACATGCTGCCGGGCCGCATCACGCCGTGA
- a CDS encoding DUF11 domain-containing protein: MTDTSIPTAVHRDGRPRRRRPSRGAITSGLVALAVLAAPALLPSSSSADDLAFPYVNRFDSAAGGTLSGDAQVVDGRLRLTDETADQAGAWSTDDTFRSDLGLDIEFSYAMYNTSEDQGADGLLLFLADGRAPQGVGAYGAALGYACRSSVTQGGGEPCDLPGVPGGFAAVAVDHYGNFSQDINGSGVGRRPDSIVVRGSGDGTTGYRYVDGVPAPGGTLTQGPETRRVRVSLVPGASGELFMTVRLESDGAQRTVFDRVPLHHPSQAPLPDTLRLGFSAATGSFADVHEVDDLRVSEPVDLGVSQDLPASGRPGQPFTYTVTASDAGPNRSDPSALHVDVPDGLRDVTWTCTATAGSACGATTGTGDVDDALDLVWGGSATVAVTGTVADDASGSLESTASIAPPASLADVDESDNRSVVTRPIEAVPAPEAQLVTEKSVSPSVDVAPGDEVEYRVTAENRGPDTAHEVGVVDDLPSAMRFAGSEDDCTADGQHVTCRSDGDLAVGQTRSFRIRAVLDPDYTGDGSDVVNVATATSPTDPDGGDPSPEVSIGVTVPGDGNGDDDSDGDGGGSAPTPAASASTSPSPAAPTTAGGGRTGSGGIRRGALAYTGAEGLGLLTAVAGAAVGLGVGGWWVTRRRRTPDDAG; the protein is encoded by the coding sequence ATGACAGACACCTCGATCCCGACAGCCGTCCACCGCGACGGACGCCCCCGACGACGCCGACCCTCACGCGGTGCGATCACGAGCGGACTCGTGGCGCTGGCCGTCCTCGCAGCGCCTGCGCTCCTGCCGTCGAGCTCCTCGGCGGACGACCTCGCCTTCCCGTACGTCAACCGGTTCGACTCCGCGGCCGGCGGCACCCTGAGCGGTGACGCGCAGGTCGTCGACGGGCGACTGCGACTGACCGACGAGACCGCCGACCAGGCCGGTGCGTGGTCGACGGACGACACGTTCCGGTCGGACCTCGGGCTCGACATCGAGTTCTCCTACGCCATGTACAACACCAGCGAGGACCAGGGTGCTGACGGGCTGCTCCTCTTCCTGGCGGACGGCCGCGCACCACAGGGTGTCGGTGCCTACGGCGCGGCGCTCGGGTACGCCTGTCGGTCGAGCGTGACCCAGGGCGGTGGGGAGCCGTGCGACCTCCCGGGCGTGCCGGGCGGCTTCGCGGCCGTGGCGGTCGACCACTACGGCAACTTCTCGCAGGACATCAACGGGTCGGGGGTCGGGCGCCGGCCGGACTCGATCGTGGTCCGCGGATCGGGCGACGGGACGACGGGCTACCGGTACGTCGACGGTGTCCCCGCGCCGGGCGGTACCCTCACGCAGGGCCCCGAGACGCGGCGGGTCCGGGTCAGCCTCGTGCCCGGGGCGAGCGGCGAGCTGTTCATGACGGTCCGGCTCGAGTCCGACGGCGCGCAGCGGACCGTCTTCGACCGGGTACCGCTCCACCACCCGTCGCAGGCACCGTTGCCGGACACGCTCCGGCTGGGGTTCTCCGCCGCGACCGGCAGCTTCGCCGACGTCCACGAGGTCGACGACCTCCGCGTCTCCGAGCCGGTCGACCTCGGTGTCTCGCAGGACCTCCCGGCGTCCGGCCGGCCAGGACAGCCCTTCACCTACACCGTGACCGCCTCCGATGCCGGGCCGAACCGTTCGGACCCCAGTGCGCTGCACGTCGACGTGCCGGACGGCCTGCGTGACGTGACGTGGACCTGCACCGCGACCGCCGGATCCGCCTGTGGCGCGACCACCGGCACGGGCGACGTGGACGACGCGCTCGACCTGGTGTGGGGTGGCTCGGCGACGGTCGCCGTGACGGGCACCGTCGCGGACGACGCCTCGGGATCGCTCGAGAGCACCGCGAGCATCGCCCCTCCGGCGTCCCTGGCCGACGTCGACGAGTCCGACAACCGGTCCGTCGTGACCAGACCGATCGAGGCGGTGCCCGCCCCCGAGGCACAGCTGGTGACCGAGAAGTCGGTCTCCCCGTCCGTCGACGTGGCACCAGGTGACGAGGTCGAGTACCGGGTGACGGCGGAGAACCGGGGACCGGACACCGCGCACGAGGTGGGCGTGGTCGACGACCTGCCGTCGGCGATGCGCTTCGCTGGGTCGGAGGACGACTGCACGGCCGACGGGCAGCACGTCACGTGCCGGTCCGACGGCGACCTGGCCGTGGGTCAGACACGCTCCTTCCGCATCCGCGCGGTGCTCGACCCCGACTACACGGGCGACGGCTCCGACGTCGTCAACGTGGCGACCGCGACGTCCCCCACCGACCCCGACGGTGGTGACCCGTCACCGGAGGTGTCGATCGGTGTCACCGTGCCCGGTGACGGGAACGGCGACGACGACAGCGACGGAGACGGCGGCGGGAGCGCTCCGACACCGGCCGCCTCCGCGAGCACCTCACCGTCGCCGGCCGCTCCGACGACTGCCGGTGGCGGACGGACGGGCAGCGGGGGGATCCGGCGCGGAGCCCTCGCCTACACCGGCGCCGAGGGGCTGGGGCTGCTCACCGCCGTCGCGGGTGCCGCGGTCGGACTCGGGGTCGGCGGGTGGTGGGTGACACGGCGCCGCCGGACGCCCGACGACGCCGGCTGA
- a CDS encoding SDR family oxidoreductase — protein sequence MDLGITGKVALVFGGDSGIGWNTARILLAEGATVVVTDIDQGRLDTSADQLEAPHGKLFAFAADVTKADSLAALHERVRDAVGEIDILVQSSGVTGAQGMFHEIDEQGWLDTIDVDLMGPVRITREFIGDLRKGGWGRIVYLVSEDASQPYDDELPYCAAKAGVLSFAKGLSRSYASEGLLVNTVSPAFIHTPMTDAMMDKRAKQLGTSFDEAVSSFLDEERPYMELGRRGEPEEVANVVAFLCSDLASFVNGSNYRVDSGSVATI from the coding sequence GTGGACCTCGGCATCACCGGCAAGGTCGCGCTCGTCTTCGGTGGCGACTCCGGCATCGGCTGGAACACGGCGCGCATCCTCCTGGCGGAGGGTGCGACCGTGGTCGTCACCGACATCGACCAGGGACGGCTCGACACCAGCGCCGACCAGCTCGAGGCACCGCACGGCAAGCTGTTCGCCTTCGCCGCCGACGTGACGAAGGCGGACAGCCTCGCCGCGCTGCACGAACGCGTGCGCGACGCGGTCGGCGAGATCGACATCCTGGTGCAGTCCTCGGGCGTGACCGGCGCCCAGGGCATGTTCCACGAGATCGACGAGCAGGGCTGGCTCGACACCATCGACGTCGACCTGATGGGCCCGGTGCGCATCACGCGCGAGTTCATCGGCGACCTGCGGAAGGGCGGCTGGGGCCGCATCGTGTACCTCGTCTCCGAGGACGCGTCGCAGCCGTACGACGACGAACTCCCCTACTGCGCCGCGAAGGCCGGGGTGCTCTCGTTCGCCAAGGGGCTGTCGCGCTCCTACGCGTCCGAGGGCCTGCTCGTCAACACCGTCAGCCCCGCGTTCATCCACACGCCCATGACCGACGCGATGATGGACAAGCGCGCGAAGCAGCTCGGCACCTCGTTCGACGAGGCCGTCTCGAGCTTCCTCGACGAGGAGCGTCCGTACATGGAGCTCGGCCGCCGCGGTGAGCCCGAGGAGGTCGCGAACGTCGTGGCCTTCCTCTGCTCCGACCTGGCGAGCTTCGTCAACGGTTCGAACTACCGGGTCGACTCCGGCTCGGTCGCCACGATCTAG
- a CDS encoding MarR family transcriptional regulator: MSTQEITEASGYWFPDDDATQRGVAVLNALRRYRAAETAMRRRTRDSMGMGETDLLAVRYLLQAQRAGRIVKPKDLSAYLKISSASTTILIDRLVRSNHVRRDPHPTDRRALVITPTTETDDEVRATLGVMHRRMMAIAEGLSASDARVVASFLERMRDAVDQVDPAPEH; the protein is encoded by the coding sequence ATGTCGACGCAGGAGATCACGGAGGCGTCGGGGTACTGGTTCCCCGACGACGACGCCACCCAGCGCGGTGTCGCCGTGCTGAACGCCCTGCGCCGCTACCGGGCCGCCGAGACGGCGATGCGCCGGCGTACCCGCGACTCCATGGGGATGGGAGAGACCGACCTGCTCGCGGTCCGCTACCTCCTGCAGGCCCAACGCGCCGGACGGATCGTGAAGCCGAAGGACCTGTCCGCGTACCTCAAGATCTCGTCGGCGTCGACGACGATCCTCATCGATCGACTCGTGCGCTCGAACCACGTCCGGCGTGACCCGCACCCGACCGACCGGCGGGCGCTCGTGATCACGCCCACCACCGAGACCGACGACGAGGTCCGTGCCACGCTCGGCGTGATGCACCGGCGGATGATGGCGATCGCCGAAGGACTGTCCGCGTCCGATGCCCGCGTCGTGGCGTCGTTCCTCGAGCGGATGCGTGACGCCGTCGACCAGGTGGACCCTGCGCCCGAGCACTGA
- a CDS encoding LysR family transcriptional regulator yields METRLLEQFVAVASEGSVTRAAERLWAAQSTVSAGIASLERSLGVRLFDRTGRRLVLTTAGEDLLPHARTVLDALDRMRDLATVDDADLRGRVRLGIFTSMDIVDLTGVLRRFRHRHPLVAVELMTSPTGTTGLVQDLVAGRLDLAYTGLPSVPSGIVVEPLREMPFRVFTAADHPLAGRRSVSLAELAAEPFVDTAHGFGNRLILDAAFERRGLRRRVVAEMNDMPAVIRFASAGLGVGVVPDSGVRYDGAVLELEDEVEPLRIGLAMRSDTEPNRATRTLARDVVAARVG; encoded by the coding sequence GTGGAGACCCGCCTGCTCGAACAGTTCGTCGCCGTCGCGTCCGAGGGCAGCGTCACCCGTGCCGCAGAACGCCTCTGGGCCGCGCAGTCGACGGTCTCCGCCGGGATCGCGTCACTCGAACGTTCGCTCGGCGTCCGCCTCTTCGACCGCACCGGGCGGCGCCTCGTGCTGACCACCGCCGGCGAGGACCTGCTCCCCCACGCTCGCACCGTGCTCGACGCCCTCGACCGCATGCGTGACCTGGCGACGGTGGACGACGCCGACCTGCGCGGTCGGGTGCGCCTCGGCATCTTCACGAGCATGGACATCGTGGACCTGACCGGAGTCCTCCGGCGCTTCCGGCACCGCCACCCGCTCGTGGCGGTGGAGCTCATGACCTCGCCGACCGGCACCACGGGACTCGTGCAGGACCTCGTCGCGGGACGGCTGGACCTCGCGTACACGGGCCTGCCGTCGGTGCCCTCCGGCATCGTGGTCGAACCACTGCGCGAGATGCCCTTCCGGGTCTTCACCGCGGCGGACCACCCGCTGGCGGGACGCCGTTCGGTGTCACTGGCCGAGCTCGCTGCGGAACCCTTCGTCGACACCGCGCACGGGTTCGGCAACCGCCTGATCCTCGACGCCGCGTTCGAGCGACGCGGTCTCCGTCGCCGTGTCGTCGCGGAGATGAACGACATGCCCGCGGTGATCCGGTTCGCCTCGGCCGGACTCGGCGTCGGTGTCGTCCCGGACTCGGGCGTCCGGTACGACGGAGCCGTGCTGGAGCTCGAGGACGAGGTCGAGCCGCTGCGCATCGGACTCGCGATGCGGTCGGACACCGAGCCGAACCGTGCGACGCGCACGCTGGCCCGGGACGTCGTGGCTGCTCGGGTGGGATGA
- a CDS encoding DUF308 domain-containing protein, translating into MSDSVDDAGQRARYWSIPVLRAVPAAVVALVITFSSNHAAGYGLLLFGGFVIVDAVVLGWAALRRMPFDERSRPTTLVQAVVSLVAGVAALATNSVGLAAFITVVVGWAVLTGALELAQGLRARGRSPFARDWTTIGGLTLLLAVAFLLTPPDYSQQLGGVEQVTGTLDAAVVLVGLLGAYLAIAAVFHVIAGLSHKWGTAAPAAAPDGAPHA; encoded by the coding sequence GTGTCCGACTCCGTGGACGACGCCGGCCAGCGCGCGCGGTACTGGTCGATCCCCGTCCTCCGGGCCGTCCCAGCCGCGGTCGTGGCCCTCGTCATCACCTTCTCGTCCAACCACGCCGCTGGCTACGGCCTGCTGCTCTTCGGCGGGTTCGTGATCGTCGACGCCGTCGTGCTCGGCTGGGCCGCGCTCCGTCGGATGCCGTTCGACGAGCGGTCGCGTCCGACGACACTCGTACAGGCGGTCGTCTCCCTCGTCGCCGGTGTCGCAGCGCTCGCGACGAACAGCGTCGGGCTCGCGGCGTTCATCACGGTGGTCGTCGGTTGGGCGGTGCTGACCGGAGCCCTCGAACTCGCACAGGGGCTCAGGGCACGAGGGCGATCGCCCTTCGCCCGCGACTGGACGACGATCGGCGGGCTCACCCTGCTGCTCGCGGTCGCCTTCCTGCTGACACCGCCCGACTACTCCCAGCAGCTCGGCGGTGTCGAGCAGGTGACCGGCACCCTGGACGCCGCAGTCGTCCTCGTCGGCCTGCTCGGCGCCTACCTCGCCATCGCGGCGGTCTTCCACGTGATCGCCGGACTCTCGCACAAGTGGGGCACGGCTGCACCGGCCGCTGCCCCGGACGGAGCACCACACGCATGA
- a CDS encoding NAD(P)H-dependent oxidoreductase: MTNVLVLVGSLRAGSINRKLAEAAEQHAPEGISLTTFDGIVDLPFYNEDIDGDTPPAAAVAFRDAVAAADAVLLVTPEYNGTIPAVLKNALDWGSRPFGASPLSGKPLAVIGSAFGQYGGVWAHDDARKAAGIAGAKVLEDVKVAIPQSVVRFAETHPREDAEVVELVQGALGALADAADERVAA, from the coding sequence ATGACGAACGTCCTCGTGCTCGTCGGCAGCCTGCGCGCCGGCTCGATCAACCGGAAGCTCGCGGAGGCCGCCGAGCAGCACGCCCCGGAGGGCATCTCCCTCACGACCTTCGACGGGATCGTCGACCTGCCCTTCTACAACGAGGACATCGACGGCGACACCCCGCCTGCCGCCGCCGTCGCCTTCCGTGACGCCGTCGCCGCCGCGGACGCCGTGCTCCTCGTCACGCCCGAGTACAACGGCACGATCCCGGCCGTGCTGAAGAACGCGCTCGACTGGGGCTCCCGTCCGTTCGGCGCCTCGCCGCTGTCCGGCAAGCCGCTCGCGGTGATCGGTTCGGCGTTCGGCCAGTACGGCGGCGTCTGGGCGCACGACGACGCCCGCAAGGCCGCCGGCATCGCCGGCGCGAAGGTGCTCGAGGACGTCAAGGTCGCCATCCCGCAGTCGGTCGTCCGGTTCGCCGAGACCCACCCGCGCGAGGACGCCGAGGTCGTCGAGCTCGTGCAGGGCGCGCTCGGCGCCCTGGCCGACGCGGCGGACGAGCGCGTCGCGGCGTGA
- a CDS encoding DNA starvation/stationary phase protection protein has protein sequence MHASDKLAANLQAVLVDLIDLHLQGKQAHWNILGHNFRDLHLQLDEIVDAAREFADDMAERMRALYAIPDGRSATVAAGTHLDAFPDGEIDTHDAIDLITLRLYQTTGTMRDVHDEVDDEDPTTADLLHGFIERLEQLAWMVSAENREPRTPLAAATTPAVAEASEHE, from the coding sequence ATGCACGCATCGGACAAGCTCGCCGCCAACCTCCAGGCCGTCCTGGTGGACCTCATCGACCTGCACCTGCAGGGCAAGCAGGCGCACTGGAACATCCTCGGCCACAACTTCCGCGACCTGCACCTGCAGCTCGACGAGATCGTCGACGCGGCGCGTGAGTTCGCCGACGACATGGCGGAGCGCATGCGCGCCCTCTACGCGATCCCGGACGGCCGCTCCGCCACGGTCGCTGCCGGCACGCACCTCGACGCCTTCCCCGACGGCGAGATCGACACGCACGACGCGATCGACCTGATCACGCTGCGCCTCTACCAGACCACCGGCACGATGCGCGACGTGCACGACGAGGTCGACGACGAGGACCCGACGACCGCCGACCTGCTCCACGGCTTCATCGAGCGCCTCGAGCAGCTCGCCTGGATGGTCTCGGCCGAGAACCGCGAGCCGCGGACGCCGCTCGCCGCTGCCACGACCCCGGCCGTCGCCGAGGCGTCCGAGCACGAGTAG
- a CDS encoding glycoside hydrolase family 13 protein: MSTPRTPASSPRTTDPDWWRQAVVYQVYPRSFADTDADGLGDVAGITSRVPYLAALGVDAVWLSPFYPSPLADGGYDVADYRDVDPRLGSLDDLDAFVRTAHEHDVKVIVDVVPNHTSDQHEWFRQALAAAPGSPERARYVFRDGAGESGELPPSDWVSNFGGSAWTRVPDGQWYLHLFAPEQPDLDWSNPEVRADFEDILRFWSDRGVDGFRVDVAHGLAKDLSTPYRPSNEKALPLDGSDPLYDRDEVHEVFASWRTVLDEYDPPRAAIAEAWAPAPRRVLYARPTELGQAFNFDLLESPFDAGSFRTIIERNLAMSEESGASSTWVLSNHDVVRHATRYGLPGGTDTDAWLMTDGTEPALDRARGERRARAATMLVLALPGSSYLYQGEELGLHEAPAIPHDLLQDPKWTRTGHTVKGRDGCRVPIPWTRTGPSFGFGDVAPFLPQPDDFGVSSVEAEQDDPDSTLALYRQATAARRRLQRGEELTWLDAGDDVVAFARHDGWRAVMNFGTTPVPMPEGTVVLASGPLDAEGGTLPGETTVWLA; this comes from the coding sequence GTGAGCACCCCTCGGACGCCCGCCAGCAGCCCGCGCACGACCGACCCGGACTGGTGGCGCCAGGCCGTCGTCTACCAGGTGTACCCACGGAGCTTCGCGGACACCGACGCGGACGGCCTCGGCGACGTCGCCGGCATCACCAGTCGCGTGCCGTACCTGGCGGCGCTCGGTGTCGACGCCGTCTGGCTGTCGCCCTTCTACCCGTCCCCGTTGGCCGACGGCGGGTACGACGTGGCCGACTACCGGGACGTCGACCCCCGTCTCGGCTCGCTCGACGACCTCGACGCGTTCGTCCGCACCGCCCACGAGCACGACGTGAAGGTCATCGTCGACGTGGTGCCGAACCACACCTCGGACCAGCACGAGTGGTTCCGGCAGGCGCTCGCCGCAGCCCCCGGTTCGCCCGAGCGCGCCCGGTACGTCTTCCGTGACGGGGCAGGGGAGTCCGGCGAGCTGCCCCCGAGCGACTGGGTGTCGAACTTCGGCGGGAGCGCCTGGACACGGGTGCCGGACGGGCAGTGGTACCTGCACCTGTTCGCGCCCGAGCAGCCCGACCTGGACTGGTCGAACCCCGAGGTCCGTGCGGACTTCGAGGACATCCTGCGGTTCTGGTCGGACCGCGGTGTGGACGGGTTCCGGGTGGACGTGGCGCACGGGCTCGCCAAGGACCTGTCGACGCCGTACCGTCCCTCGAACGAGAAGGCACTGCCGCTCGACGGCTCCGACCCGCTGTACGACCGCGACGAGGTGCACGAGGTCTTCGCCTCGTGGCGGACCGTGCTCGACGAGTACGACCCGCCTCGCGCCGCGATCGCCGAGGCCTGGGCACCGGCACCGCGGCGGGTGCTCTACGCACGGCCCACCGAGCTCGGACAGGCGTTCAACTTCGACCTGCTCGAGTCGCCGTTCGACGCCGGCTCCTTCCGGACGATCATCGAGCGGAACCTCGCGATGTCCGAGGAGTCCGGTGCGTCGTCCACCTGGGTCCTGTCGAACCACGACGTCGTCCGCCACGCCACCCGGTACGGCCTGCCGGGCGGCACCGACACGGACGCCTGGCTGATGACCGACGGCACCGAGCCCGCGCTCGACCGCGCGCGTGGCGAGCGGCGCGCGCGGGCGGCCACCATGCTGGTCCTCGCGCTGCCGGGGTCGTCGTACCTCTACCAGGGGGAGGAGCTCGGCCTGCACGAGGCGCCGGCGATCCCGCACGACCTGCTGCAGGACCCGAAGTGGACCCGCACGGGGCACACCGTCAAGGGTCGCGACGGGTGCCGCGTGCCGATCCCGTGGACCCGGACCGGACCGTCGTTCGGTTTCGGGGACGTGGCCCCGTTCCTGCCGCAGCCCGACGACTTCGGCGTCTCGTCCGTCGAGGCCGAGCAGGACGACCCGGACTCGACCCTCGCGCTGTACCGGCAGGCGACGGCCGCGCGTCGGCGACTCCAGCGCGGTGAGGAGCTGACGTGGCTCGACGCGGGCGACGACGTCGTGGCGTTCGCGCGGCACGACGGATGGCGTGCGGTCATGAACTTCGGCACGACGCCGGTACCGATGCCCGAGGGGACGGTGGTGCTGGCTTCGGGGCCGCTCGACGCCGAGGGCGGCACGCTGCCCGGGGAGACCACCGTCTGGCTCGCGTGA
- a CDS encoding alpha/beta fold hydrolase has product MHEQDDRTPQDAPDPAAELAEAEDADVQVEVDRIAVDGTYVRVSSIGHPGDRAFVLVAGLGIAATYYERLAPHLNENGPVHALDLPGFAGVPRFRGAVSIERYADAVEQVIRELRLEDPVLVGHSMGTQVVTEVAARNPHIRHLVLISPVVDSRARNIRTSALRFLRSALHEPAAVRWHAVTAYALCGWHWFRKVLPRMIAFPIEDRAAEVQARTLIVRGEHDAMVPRDWVRSLARVFPHAVLREVVDGAHSVMHAQADAVARLAVAHVDGRITDRGVGSLQRVRDDTTSSDLARLGPADAWLVLKSRFIELSGMAKGDDDQLERAKSAHAVAMADGDGIPVDPTDRAEVVDEVAPEVRDQR; this is encoded by the coding sequence GTGCACGAACAGGACGACCGGACACCGCAGGACGCCCCGGACCCCGCCGCCGAGCTCGCGGAGGCCGAGGACGCCGACGTCCAGGTCGAGGTCGACCGGATCGCGGTCGACGGCACCTACGTCCGGGTGAGTTCGATCGGTCACCCCGGCGACCGTGCGTTCGTGCTCGTCGCCGGGCTCGGCATCGCCGCCACCTACTACGAGCGGCTCGCCCCCCACCTCAACGAGAACGGGCCCGTGCACGCCCTCGACCTGCCGGGCTTCGCCGGGGTCCCGCGCTTCCGCGGGGCGGTGTCGATCGAGCGGTACGCCGACGCGGTCGAGCAGGTCATCCGCGAGCTCCGGCTCGAGGACCCGGTGCTCGTCGGGCACTCGATGGGCACCCAGGTCGTCACGGAGGTCGCCGCGAGGAACCCGCACATCCGCCACCTCGTGCTCATCAGCCCGGTCGTCGACAGTCGCGCCAGGAACATCCGCACCTCGGCCCTGCGCTTCCTGCGGTCGGCCCTGCACGAGCCCGCCGCGGTGCGCTGGCACGCCGTCACCGCGTACGCCCTGTGCGGTTGGCACTGGTTCCGCAAGGTGCTGCCGCGCATGATCGCGTTCCCGATCGAGGACCGTGCCGCCGAGGTGCAGGCGCGCACCCTCATCGTCCGCGGCGAGCACGACGCGATGGTGCCCCGCGACTGGGTGCGTTCGCTGGCGCGGGTCTTCCCGCACGCGGTGCTCCGCGAGGTCGTCGACGGCGCGCACTCGGTGATGCACGCCCAAGCGGATGCGGTCGCCCGGCTCGCGGTGGCGCACGTCGACGGGCGCATCACCGACCGCGGCGTCGGCTCGCTGCAGCGGGTGCGCGACGACACGACCTCGTCCGACCTGGCCCGGCTCGGTCCGGCGGACGCCTGGCTGGTCCTGAAGTCGCGCTTCATCGAGCTCTCCGGCATGGCGAAGGGCGACGACGACCAGCTGGAGCGGGCGAAGTCGGCGCACGCGGTCGCGATGGCCGACGGCGACGGGATCCCGGTGGACCCGACCGATCGCGCCGAGGTGGTCGACGAGGTCGCGCCGGAGGTCCGCGACCAGCGCTGA